In Desulfallas thermosapovorans DSM 6562, the DNA window ATGGCAAAACGGGTGGCAGCTATTATTAAATTGCAGGTGCCCGCGGGTAAAGCCACTCCCGCACCCCCGGTAGGACCGGCATTGGGCCAGCACGGGGTTAACATTATGCAATTTGTTAAGGATTATAATGAGCGTACAGCCAAACAGGCGGGAATGATCATCCCGGTGGAAATAACTGTCTATGAAGACAGGAGCTTTACGTTTATCACCAAAACCCCGCCGGCGGCGGTATTGTTGAAAAAAGCGGCCGGATTGGAGACTGCATCCGGTGAACCCAACAAGAAAAAAGTTGGCAAGGTGACCAGCGCCCAGGTGCGGGAAATTGCCGAGCTGAAAATGCAAGACCTGAACGCCAACGATGTTGAGGCAGCTATTCGTATGGTTGAGGGAACTGCCCGCAGCATGGGTATTGAAATAGCAGGTTAATAATACGTGGGAGGAAATTTTCCGTTAACACCACAGGGAGGTATTGTTCATGGCGAAAAGAGGAAAAAGGTATCAAGATGCAGCCAAACAGGTTGATCGCACCAAACTGTATGATCCCCAGGAGGCCATTGAACTGTTAAAAAGCGTGGCCAAAGCCAGGTTTGATGAAACAGTGGAGGCTGCCGTAAGGCTTAACGTTGACCCGCGGCACGCCGACCAGCAGGTCAGGGGGGCCATGGTATTGCCCCATGGTACCGGTAAAACCCGTACCGTGCTGGTGTTTGCCAAAGGCGACAAGGCCAAGGAGGCCGAAGCTGCCGGGGCGGATTTCGTTGGTGCGGAAGATATGGTGGAAAAGATCCAAAAGGAAGGCTGGCTGGGGTTTGAAGTGGCCATCGCCACCCCTGATATGATGGGCATGGTGGGTAAACTGGGCCGTATTCTCGGTCCCCGAGGGTTAATGCCCAACCCCAAAACAGGCACCGTTACCTTTGACGTGACCCAGGCTATTCAAGAAGTTAAGGCCGGTAAGATTGAATACCGGGTGGATAAAGCCGGGAACATTCACGTGCCCATAGGTAAGGCTTCCTTTGAAACTGAAAAACTTGCCGAGAACCTTAAAGCGCTGGTTCAACAGCTGATCCGGGTTAAACCTGCGGCAGCCAAGGGCCAGTATATCAAAGGCATTACAGTGACCACCACCATGGGGCCCGGTGTGAAGGTTAGCGCCCAAAAAGTTACTGCATGATAGTAAATTAAAACTGCATAGTGATACCTAGCCGTAGACAGCAGGTGCCGTAAAACAGGCTTAATGGCCAAGTGCCGCCAGCCGAGGCCGGGAGGGTTAACCTTTTAAGCTTATGCTTAACGGGCCTCTGGCATGCTGTCTTGCGCGCCGGGGGCTTTTTTGATGCTTCAAATTGATTACCGGAAAAGGGGGTGTACATATTGCCGATTAACAAACAGCAAAAAGAACAAATGCTGCAAATGCTTAAAGAAAAAATGAGTTCGTCCCAAATTATTGTTATGGCCGACTATAAGGGTATTGATGTACAGGCCATGACCAAGTTGCGCCGGAAAATGCGTGAATCGGGCGGCGAATTAAAGGTGGCTAAAAACACCATTATTAAAATTGCGGCCCGGGAATTGGGCTTGGAAGGTGCAGACCCGTACCTGGAAGGTCCTACTGCCCTGGCCTTTGGTATGGACGATCCGGTGGCACCGGCCAAAGTGATGAACGATTTTATCAAAGAGAACAAGAAGCTGGAAATAAAGGCGGCTATATTAGAGGGACATATCATCGATGCGGCACAGGTCAAGGATTTGGCCAACCTGCCCAGTCGCGAGGTGTTGCTGGCCAAGGTGTTGGGCGGTATGCAGGCGCCTATGTACGGTTTTGCCGGGGCGTTGCAAGGCCTGCTGAGAAATTTGGTTTATGTGCTTGATGCCGTTCGCGAGAAAAAAGCCGGTGAAGCGGCGAGTTAAGTGGGGATAAAGCCCGCTCCAAAAAAACCGTAGTTTATGTAAATGGATAAGAAAATTATATTCTGGGAGGTTTATATTGATGTCTAAAGTAGCTGAAATACTGGAAGCCGTTAAAGGGTTAACCGTGCTGGAACTGGCCGAACTGGTCAAAGCTTTTGAAGATGAATTTGGTGTCAGCGCTGCTGCCCCCGTTGCAGCCGTGGCTGCCGCTCCTGTGGCCGGTGGCGCTGCTCCGGCCGAAGAAGAGGCACAAACTGAATTTGACGTAATTTTAACTGCCGTTGGGGACAAGAAAGTTAACGTAATTAAAGTGGTGCGTGAAGCCACCGGTCTGGGCCTGAAAGAATCCAAGGAATTGGTGGACAGCGCTCCCAAGCCGATTAAGGAAAAAATCAGCAA includes these proteins:
- the rplK gene encoding 50S ribosomal protein L11, translated to MAKRVAAIIKLQVPAGKATPAPPVGPALGQHGVNIMQFVKDYNERTAKQAGMIIPVEITVYEDRSFTFITKTPPAAVLLKKAAGLETASGEPNKKKVGKVTSAQVREIAELKMQDLNANDVEAAIRMVEGTARSMGIEIAG
- the rplA gene encoding 50S ribosomal protein L1: MAKRGKRYQDAAKQVDRTKLYDPQEAIELLKSVAKARFDETVEAAVRLNVDPRHADQQVRGAMVLPHGTGKTRTVLVFAKGDKAKEAEAAGADFVGAEDMVEKIQKEGWLGFEVAIATPDMMGMVGKLGRILGPRGLMPNPKTGTVTFDVTQAIQEVKAGKIEYRVDKAGNIHVPIGKASFETEKLAENLKALVQQLIRVKPAAAKGQYIKGITVTTTMGPGVKVSAQKVTA
- the rplJ gene encoding 50S ribosomal protein L10, whose product is MPINKQQKEQMLQMLKEKMSSSQIIVMADYKGIDVQAMTKLRRKMRESGGELKVAKNTIIKIAARELGLEGADPYLEGPTALAFGMDDPVAPAKVMNDFIKENKKLEIKAAILEGHIIDAAQVKDLANLPSREVLLAKVLGGMQAPMYGFAGALQGLLRNLVYVLDAVREKKAGEAAS
- the rplL gene encoding 50S ribosomal protein L7/L12, which gives rise to MSKVAEILEAVKGLTVLELAELVKAFEDEFGVSAAAPVAAVAAAPVAGGAAPAEEEAQTEFDVILTAVGDKKVNVIKVVREATGLGLKESKELVDSAPKPIKEKISKEDAEALKAKLVEAGATVEIK